In one window of Nocardioides panacisoli DNA:
- a CDS encoding acetyl-CoA C-acetyltransferase → MPEAYIVDAVRTPVGKRRGALAEVHSADLAAHSLAALVDRTGVDPGAVDDVILGCCDTIGSQAGDVARTAWLVAGLPDHVPGVTIDRQCGSSQQAVHFAAQGVLSGTQDLVVAGGVQNMSAIPISAAMLVGQQYGFSTPFAESPGWVARYGDVEVSQFNSAEMIAEKWDIDRVAMEEYALASHERARAAIAEGRFGREIVPVALPDGTTFDTDQCPRETSLAKMADLEPLAPGGRITAGVASQICDASSALLIASEQAVADHDLTPRARIHHLSVRGDDPVWMLTGPIAATRHALERTGLIVDDIDLFECNEAFASVVLAWMAETGVPHEKVNVNGGGIALGHPIGATGTRLMATLLNELERTGGRYGLQTMCEGGGQANVTIIERLG, encoded by the coding sequence ATGCCTGAGGCCTACATCGTCGACGCCGTCCGTACGCCGGTCGGCAAGCGGCGGGGAGCGCTCGCCGAGGTGCACTCGGCCGACCTCGCGGCCCACTCACTGGCCGCGCTGGTGGACCGCACCGGCGTCGACCCGGGCGCCGTGGACGACGTGATCCTCGGCTGCTGCGACACCATCGGCTCCCAGGCCGGCGACGTCGCGCGGACCGCGTGGCTGGTCGCCGGACTGCCCGACCACGTGCCCGGGGTGACGATCGACCGGCAGTGCGGCTCCTCGCAGCAGGCGGTGCACTTCGCCGCGCAGGGGGTGCTGTCGGGCACCCAGGACCTGGTGGTCGCCGGGGGAGTGCAGAACATGAGCGCGATCCCGATCTCGGCCGCGATGCTGGTGGGGCAGCAGTACGGCTTCAGCACCCCCTTCGCCGAGTCGCCCGGCTGGGTCGCGCGCTACGGCGACGTCGAGGTGAGCCAGTTCAACTCCGCGGAGATGATCGCGGAGAAGTGGGACATCGACCGGGTGGCGATGGAGGAGTACGCACTCGCGTCCCACGAGCGGGCGCGCGCGGCGATTGCCGAGGGTCGCTTCGGCCGGGAGATCGTGCCGGTGGCCCTGCCCGACGGGACCACCTTCGACACCGACCAGTGCCCCCGCGAGACCTCGCTGGCGAAGATGGCCGACCTCGAGCCCCTGGCGCCGGGAGGTCGGATCACCGCTGGCGTCGCGTCCCAGATCTGCGACGCCTCCTCGGCCCTGCTGATCGCCTCCGAGCAGGCGGTCGCCGACCACGACCTCACGCCCCGTGCGCGGATCCACCACCTGTCGGTGCGCGGCGACGACCCGGTGTGGATGCTCACCGGCCCCATCGCCGCGACCCGGCACGCCCTCGAGCGCACGGGGCTCATCGTCGACGACATCGACCTGTTCGAGTGCAACGAGGCGTTCGCGTCCGTCGTACTCGCCTGGATGGCGGAGACGGGCGTGCCCCACGAGAAGGTCAACGTCAATGGCGGTGGCATCGCGCTCGGCCACCCGATCGGCGCGACCGGCACCCGCCTGATGGCCACGCTGCTGAACGAGCTCGAGCGCACCGGCGGCCGCTACGGCCTGCAGACGATGTGCGAGGGCGGCGGCCAGGCCAACGTCACGATCATCGAACGACTCGGCTGA
- a CDS encoding NAD(P)H-dependent flavin oxidoreductase, with translation MIEQRLRTPLTELTGVRHPVVQTGMGWVSGPRLVSGTANAGGLGILASATMTLDDLEKAIVEVKERTDQPFGVNLRADAGDAADRCRLLIEHGVKVASFALAPRPELIARLKEHDVVVMPSIGAAKHARKVASWGADAVMVQGGEGGGHTGPVPTTLLLPSVLDAVDIPVVAAGGFFDGRGLAAALSYGAAGVGMGTRFLLTRDSAVPDAVKQLYLDHGLTDTVVTAKADGMPHRMLRTPFVEGLEETSAVKRLGPTVRRTREFKRDSGLSWWQLARDGRAMRREQGRSLGQMALAANTPTMLKAGLVEGDTDAGVLASGQVVGMIDDLPSCEELLDRIVTRAADELGRAAAYTLDATD, from the coding sequence ATGATCGAGCAGCGCCTGCGCACCCCGCTGACCGAGCTCACCGGCGTCCGCCACCCCGTGGTGCAGACCGGCATGGGGTGGGTGTCGGGTCCCCGCCTCGTGTCGGGCACGGCCAACGCCGGCGGGCTCGGGATCCTGGCGTCGGCGACGATGACCCTCGACGACCTCGAGAAGGCCATCGTGGAGGTGAAGGAGCGCACCGACCAGCCGTTCGGCGTCAACCTGCGGGCCGACGCCGGTGACGCGGCCGACCGCTGCCGCCTGCTGATCGAGCACGGCGTGAAGGTGGCGTCCTTCGCCCTGGCCCCCCGACCGGAGCTCATCGCGCGGCTCAAGGAGCACGACGTCGTCGTGATGCCCTCGATCGGGGCCGCCAAGCACGCCCGGAAGGTCGCCTCGTGGGGTGCGGACGCGGTGATGGTGCAGGGCGGAGAGGGCGGCGGCCACACCGGACCGGTGCCCACGACGCTGCTGTTGCCCTCCGTCCTCGACGCGGTCGACATCCCCGTGGTCGCCGCCGGCGGGTTCTTCGACGGTCGCGGGCTCGCCGCCGCCCTGTCCTACGGAGCCGCCGGCGTCGGCATGGGCACGCGCTTCCTGCTCACCCGCGACAGCGCAGTGCCCGACGCCGTCAAGCAGCTCTACCTCGACCACGGGCTGACCGACACGGTCGTGACCGCGAAGGCCGACGGGATGCCGCACCGCATGCTGCGCACCCCCTTCGTCGAGGGGCTGGAGGAGACCAGCGCGGTCAAGCGCCTCGGACCGACCGTGCGCCGCACCCGGGAGTTCAAACGGGACTCGGGCCTGTCGTGGTGGCAGTTGGCCAGGGACGGCCGGGCGATGCGCCGCGAACAGGGACGTTCCCTGGGCCAGATGGCGCTCGCCGCGAACACGCCGACGATGCTCAAGGCGGGCCTGGTCGAGGGCGACACCGACGCAGGCGTCCTCGCCAGCGGCCAGGTCGTCGGGATGATCGACGACCTGCCCAGCTGCGAGGAGCTCCTCGACCGCATCGTCACGCGGGCCGCCGACGAGCTCGGCCGTGCGGCGGCGTACACGCTCGACGCGACGGACTGA
- a CDS encoding CoA transferase subunit A produces MSSRPRDKQMSIEEVVGSLESGMTVGIGGWGSRRKPMALVRALCNSDLTDLHVVSWGGPDVGLLARAGKIGKLTFAFVTLDTVPIEPNFARARQEGTIPDVEEWDEGMFLTGLRAASQRLPFLPMRAGLGSDVLVTNPGLRTISSPYPDDEGVHEEFVAVPALDLDVALVHLDRADPHGNAAYLGPDPYFDDLFAMAADRTYVSVEQVVDTAGLTAGPPPIPVQRLLLNRMLVDGVVETPRGGHFTMCTPDHERDERFQKAYAAAAKGTEEDWQAFHDRFLAGDEAAYQAAVTAFEEEQ; encoded by the coding sequence GTGAGCAGCAGGCCCCGCGACAAGCAGATGTCGATCGAGGAAGTCGTCGGCTCGCTGGAGTCGGGCATGACCGTCGGTATCGGCGGGTGGGGGTCACGGCGCAAGCCGATGGCCCTCGTCCGCGCCCTGTGCAACTCCGACCTCACCGACCTCCACGTCGTCAGCTGGGGTGGACCGGACGTGGGACTCCTGGCGCGGGCGGGCAAGATCGGCAAGCTCACCTTCGCCTTCGTCACCCTCGACACCGTGCCGATCGAGCCGAACTTCGCCCGCGCCCGGCAGGAGGGCACCATCCCCGATGTCGAGGAGTGGGACGAGGGCATGTTCCTCACCGGCCTGCGGGCGGCCTCGCAGCGCCTGCCGTTCCTGCCGATGCGCGCCGGCCTCGGCTCCGACGTGCTGGTCACCAACCCCGGCCTGCGCACGATCAGCAGCCCCTACCCCGACGACGAGGGAGTCCACGAGGAGTTCGTCGCGGTGCCCGCCCTGGACCTCGACGTCGCACTGGTGCACCTCGACCGAGCCGATCCGCACGGCAACGCCGCCTACCTCGGCCCCGACCCGTACTTCGACGACCTCTTCGCGATGGCCGCCGACCGCACCTACGTCAGTGTCGAGCAGGTCGTCGACACGGCCGGCCTCACCGCGGGACCGCCCCCGATCCCGGTCCAGCGGCTGCTGCTCAACCGGATGCTCGTCGACGGCGTGGTCGAGACCCCCCGCGGCGGCCACTTCACCATGTGTACGCCGGACCACGAGCGCGACGAGCGCTTCCAGAAGGCCTACGCGGCCGCAGCCAAGGGCACCGAGGAGGACTGGCAGGCGTTCCACGACCGGTTCCTCGCCGGCGACGAGGCGGCGTACCAGGCCGCGGTGACCGCGTTCGAGGAGGAGCAGTGA
- a CDS encoding SDR family oxidoreductase, with protein sequence MSIEVDLHGRVALVTGGTRGIGRGIAEVLLEAGATVVVCSRSVAEPPAGATHRTCDVRDPESVAELVDGVLADHDRLDIVVNNAGGAPYAPAAEASPRLHEKVVGLNLVAPLLVSQVAHRAMAERGGGVILNVSSIGATRPSPGTAAYGAAKAGLDALTTSLAQEWGTDGVRVNAIDVGLVRTPDTADHYGGDTTVAAIERTIPLGRMADPREVGRVAAFLASDLASYVTGACVACHGGGEPPVFLHIVQSGPAGSATEEKEHQ encoded by the coding sequence ATGTCCATCGAAGTGGATCTCCACGGCAGGGTCGCGCTGGTCACCGGCGGCACGCGCGGCATCGGGCGTGGCATCGCCGAGGTGCTGCTCGAGGCGGGCGCCACGGTCGTGGTGTGCTCCCGCTCCGTGGCCGAGCCTCCGGCCGGTGCCACCCATCGCACCTGCGACGTTCGGGACCCGGAGTCGGTCGCCGAGCTCGTCGACGGAGTCCTCGCCGACCACGACCGGCTCGACATCGTGGTCAACAACGCCGGCGGTGCGCCCTACGCCCCCGCAGCGGAGGCCTCGCCGCGGCTCCACGAGAAGGTCGTGGGACTCAACCTGGTCGCCCCGCTGCTGGTCAGCCAGGTCGCGCACCGGGCCATGGCCGAGCGCGGCGGGGGAGTGATCCTCAACGTCTCCTCCATCGGTGCCACGCGCCCCTCGCCGGGCACGGCGGCGTACGGCGCCGCGAAGGCCGGGCTCGACGCGCTCACCACCTCGCTGGCCCAGGAGTGGGGCACCGACGGGGTGCGGGTCAACGCCATCGACGTCGGACTCGTCCGCACCCCCGACACCGCCGACCACTACGGAGGGGACACCACGGTCGCGGCGATCGAGCGCACGATCCCCCTGGGCCGGATGGCCGACCCGCGCGAGGTCGGTCGGGTCGCGGCGTTCCTGGCCAGCGACCTCGCCTCCTACGTCACCGGAGCCTGCGTGGCCTGCCACGGCGGGGGAGAGCCGCCGGTCTTCCTGCACATCGTCCAGTCGGGCCCGGCCGGGTCCGCCACCGAGGAGAAGGAGCACCAGTGA
- a CDS encoding acyl-CoA dehydrogenase family protein gives MDLTESAEDRAFRAEVAAWLGDHLVGEWRDLCGRGGPGRDHEAFEERLAWNRLLAEHGWTCLGWPTEHGGRGASLWQQVIFHEEYARANAPARVNHLGEELLGPTLIAFGTPEQQQRFLPPIVAVTELWAQGYSEPGAGSDLAAVQTKARLEDPGTGGGPEWVVDGQKVWTSNAHVSDWCFVIARTEPGSAAEQRHRGLSFLLVPLHQVGVEIRPIEQLTGGSEFNEVFFSGARTDADLLVGEPGKGWGVAMGLLGFERGVSTLGQTVGFARELDGVIARAKDNGRIDDPVVRDRLASLKVELSAIRSFALRALAAVEGGQDSAAGGGAGSIFKLAWANWHRRLGEVAMDVAGRDGLLAQEGTAQGYDLDEWQRLFLFSRADTIYGGSDEIQKNILAERVLGLPRERRPEK, from the coding sequence GTGGACCTGACCGAGAGCGCGGAGGACCGTGCGTTCCGAGCCGAGGTCGCCGCGTGGCTCGGTGACCACCTCGTCGGCGAGTGGCGCGACCTGTGCGGTCGTGGCGGGCCGGGGCGCGACCACGAGGCCTTCGAGGAGCGCCTCGCCTGGAACCGCCTGCTGGCCGAGCACGGGTGGACCTGCCTGGGGTGGCCGACCGAGCACGGCGGCCGCGGGGCGAGCCTGTGGCAGCAGGTGATCTTCCACGAGGAGTACGCCCGTGCGAACGCCCCGGCGCGGGTGAACCACCTCGGCGAGGAGCTCCTCGGGCCGACGCTGATCGCCTTCGGGACCCCCGAGCAGCAGCAGCGCTTCCTGCCCCCCATCGTGGCCGTGACCGAGCTGTGGGCGCAGGGCTACTCCGAGCCGGGCGCCGGTTCCGACCTCGCCGCCGTCCAGACGAAGGCGCGGCTGGAGGACCCCGGCACGGGCGGCGGACCCGAGTGGGTCGTGGACGGCCAGAAGGTCTGGACCTCCAACGCCCACGTCTCCGACTGGTGCTTCGTCATCGCCCGCACCGAGCCCGGATCCGCAGCGGAGCAGCGACACCGCGGTCTCTCCTTCCTCCTCGTGCCGCTGCACCAGGTGGGCGTCGAGATCCGCCCGATCGAACAGCTCACCGGGGGGTCGGAGTTCAACGAGGTCTTCTTCTCCGGCGCCCGCACCGACGCCGACCTCCTCGTCGGGGAGCCGGGCAAGGGCTGGGGCGTGGCCATGGGCCTGCTCGGGTTCGAGCGTGGGGTCTCCACCCTGGGCCAGACCGTCGGCTTCGCCCGCGAGCTGGACGGTGTCATCGCGCGGGCGAAGGACAACGGCCGCATCGACGACCCGGTCGTGCGTGACCGGCTCGCCTCGCTCAAGGTCGAGCTCAGCGCGATCCGCAGCTTCGCACTTCGGGCCCTCGCCGCGGTCGAGGGCGGCCAGGACTCCGCCGCCGGCGGTGGGGCGGGCTCGATCTTCAAGCTCGCCTGGGCCAACTGGCACCGCCGGCTCGGGGAGGTCGCGATGGACGTCGCCGGGCGCGACGGCCTCCTCGCCCAGGAGGGCACCGCTCAGGGGTACGACCTCGACGAGTGGCAGCGGCTCTTCCTGTTCTCCCGGGCTGACACCATCTACGGCGGCAGCGACGAGATCCAGAAGAACATCCTCGCCGAGCGCGTGCTCGGTTTGCCGAGAGAGAGGCGGCCGGAGAAGTGA
- a CDS encoding TetR/AcrR family transcriptional regulator, with the protein MPESNANAAGTRRSELLQIAAELFAEKGFRNTTVRHIADAAGILSGSLYHHFDSKESMVDEILRSFQEELFGQYDAILASDADARTKLEEAVRVSFAAIDQHPHEVAIFQNDAGHLGAHERFGYLAERNAQSRQVWVTLLEEGVRTGVLRPDLDVTLTFRFIRDTVWVAVRWYRPGGGLAHTDIADQYIRILLDGIAASQGESHA; encoded by the coding sequence ATGCCTGAGTCCAACGCCAACGCGGCCGGGACGCGACGCAGCGAACTGCTGCAGATCGCCGCGGAGCTCTTCGCCGAGAAGGGGTTCCGCAACACCACGGTGCGCCACATCGCCGACGCCGCCGGGATCCTGTCCGGCAGCCTCTACCACCACTTCGACTCCAAGGAGTCGATGGTCGACGAGATCCTGCGCAGCTTCCAGGAGGAGCTCTTCGGGCAGTACGACGCGATCCTCGCCAGCGACGCCGACGCCCGCACCAAGCTAGAGGAGGCGGTGCGCGTCTCCTTCGCCGCGATCGACCAGCACCCCCACGAGGTGGCGATCTTCCAGAACGACGCCGGCCACCTGGGCGCCCACGAGCGCTTCGGCTACCTCGCCGAGCGCAACGCCCAGTCACGCCAGGTGTGGGTGACCCTGCTCGAGGAGGGGGTGCGCACCGGCGTACTCCGCCCTGACCTGGACGTGACGCTCACCTTCCGCTTCATCCGCGACACGGTGTGGGTGGCCGTGCGCTGGTACCGCCCCGGCGGCGGGCTCGCCCACACCGACATCGCCGACCAGTACATCCGCATCCTGCTCGACGGGATCGCCGCATCCCAGGGGGAGTCCCATGCCTGA
- a CDS encoding CoA-transferase subunit beta → MSDVTRADVCAAAIADAFAEDGEIFGSPMGLLPMLGVRLARLTSNPDLVLSDGQSLFLGGVPPLGSTAEVVEGFVPFRQVFDIVAHGKRHVMMGATQVDRHGNQNISAIGPHERPKRQLLGSRGAPGNTVNNRTSYWVPKHSPRVFVEQVDVVSGVGPRRAREAGPAATKHHDIHRIVTNLAVFDVHGPDDTVRLLSIHPGVGPDEVVEATGFALEVPADVATTREPTTEELVLIREVLDPKGLRFNEVPEPDGEPA, encoded by the coding sequence GTGAGCGACGTGACGCGAGCAGACGTGTGTGCGGCGGCCATCGCCGACGCCTTCGCCGAGGACGGCGAGATCTTCGGCAGTCCGATGGGGTTGCTCCCGATGCTGGGCGTGCGACTCGCGAGGTTGACCTCCAACCCGGACCTGGTGCTCTCCGACGGACAGAGCCTCTTCCTCGGCGGCGTCCCGCCGCTGGGCTCGACGGCCGAGGTCGTCGAGGGATTCGTGCCCTTCCGGCAGGTCTTCGACATCGTCGCGCACGGCAAGCGCCACGTGATGATGGGCGCGACGCAGGTGGACCGCCACGGCAACCAGAACATCTCCGCCATCGGGCCGCACGAGCGTCCGAAGCGGCAGCTGCTGGGATCGCGGGGCGCCCCCGGCAACACGGTCAACAACCGCACGTCGTACTGGGTGCCCAAGCACTCCCCCAGGGTCTTCGTCGAGCAGGTCGACGTCGTCTCCGGCGTCGGCCCCCGCCGCGCCCGGGAAGCCGGCCCCGCGGCGACGAAGCACCACGACATCCACCGGATCGTCACCAACCTCGCCGTGTTCGACGTGCACGGCCCCGACGACACGGTGCGCCTGCTCAGCATCCACCCGGGCGTGGGTCCGGACGAGGTGGTCGAGGCGACCGGGTTCGCCCTCGAGGTGCCCGCGGACGTCGCCACCACCCGCGAACCCACCACCGAGGAGCTCGTCCTCATCCGTGAGGTGCTCGACCCGAAGGGACTGCGCTTCAACGAGGTGCCCGAGCCCGACGGGGAGCCGGCATGA
- a CDS encoding SDR family oxidoreductase, whose amino-acid sequence MSNLLEGRVAIVTGAARGIGRAHALELARHGAKVVVNDYGVTLAGEHDDDTAAHEVVREIEAAGGEAVVNGADVADFDAAAALVQQAIDTFGGLDVLVNNAGFVRDRMLVNTSEEEWDAVIRVHLKGHFATMRHAGAWWRAEAKAGRQRAARVINTSSGAGLQGSIGQATYSAAKAGIAGLTLVAAAELGRYGVTVNAIAPVARTRMTEGAFDTSAMPEPEDNSPVVAWLASEGAGDVTGRVIEIEGSTMTVEDGWRHGAATTAEGRWDAAEVGPALRDLLAGGTAPEPVYGT is encoded by the coding sequence GTGAGCAACCTGTTGGAGGGTCGCGTTGCCATCGTCACCGGGGCCGCACGCGGTATCGGCCGCGCCCACGCGCTGGAGCTGGCCCGTCACGGCGCGAAGGTCGTGGTCAACGACTACGGCGTGACCCTGGCCGGGGAGCACGACGACGACACCGCCGCGCACGAGGTCGTGCGCGAGATCGAGGCGGCGGGCGGGGAGGCCGTCGTCAACGGCGCGGACGTCGCCGACTTCGACGCCGCGGCGGCGCTGGTGCAGCAGGCGATCGACACCTTCGGTGGCCTCGACGTGCTGGTCAACAACGCCGGGTTCGTGCGCGACCGGATGCTGGTCAACACCTCTGAGGAGGAGTGGGACGCGGTCATCCGGGTGCACCTGAAGGGCCACTTCGCGACGATGCGCCACGCCGGTGCGTGGTGGCGCGCCGAGGCGAAGGCGGGGCGTCAGCGGGCCGCGCGCGTCATCAACACCTCCTCCGGCGCCGGGCTGCAGGGCTCGATCGGCCAGGCGACGTACTCGGCTGCGAAGGCCGGCATCGCGGGTCTCACCCTGGTCGCGGCCGCGGAGCTCGGGCGGTACGGCGTCACCGTCAACGCGATCGCGCCGGTGGCGCGGACCCGCATGACCGAGGGCGCCTTCGACACCTCCGCCATGCCCGAGCCCGAGGACAACTCGCCGGTCGTGGCCTGGCTGGCCTCGGAGGGGGCCGGCGACGTGACCGGGCGGGTCATCGAGATCGAGGGCAGCACGATGACGGTGGAGGACGGCTGGCGCCACGGCGCGGCGACCACCGCCGAGGGGCGGTGGGACGCCGCCGAGGTCGGCCCGGCGCTGCGCGACCTGCTGGCCGGTGGCACGGCGCCGGAGCCGGTCTACGGCACCTGA
- a CDS encoding enoyl-CoA hydratase family protein, translating into MPITSTLRDDGIRVVTMDAPPVNALTVQGWYDVAAALDEAGADPATRVVVLRAEGKGFNAGVDIKQMQQTSGFDALLGANRGCHAAFKAVYECAVPVVAAVAGHCLGGGVGLVGNADCVVASDDAYFGVPEVNQGALGAATHMARLVPQHLMRTLYFTARTIPAADLVQFGSVLEVVPRDRLDDAALAVAGEIAAKDPRVIRAAKEALNGIDPVDVNASYRFEQGFTFELNLAGVSDQLRDGFAGTEKGSRQARSTGAQARPTGAQARPTSGPTPATEDEQ; encoded by the coding sequence ATGCCCATCACGAGCACGCTCCGCGACGACGGGATCCGCGTCGTCACCATGGACGCCCCACCGGTCAACGCCCTGACCGTGCAGGGGTGGTACGACGTCGCGGCGGCGCTTGACGAGGCCGGTGCGGACCCGGCCACCCGCGTGGTGGTGCTCCGCGCGGAGGGCAAGGGCTTCAACGCCGGCGTCGACATCAAGCAGATGCAGCAGACGAGCGGGTTCGACGCCCTCCTCGGCGCCAACCGCGGCTGCCACGCCGCGTTCAAGGCCGTCTACGAGTGCGCGGTGCCCGTCGTGGCCGCCGTCGCCGGCCACTGCCTCGGCGGGGGCGTCGGCCTGGTGGGCAACGCCGACTGCGTGGTCGCCAGCGACGACGCCTACTTCGGCGTCCCCGAGGTCAACCAGGGCGCCCTCGGCGCCGCCACCCACATGGCGAGGCTGGTGCCGCAGCACCTCATGCGCACGCTCTACTTCACCGCGCGCACCATCCCGGCTGCCGACCTGGTGCAGTTCGGCTCGGTGCTGGAGGTGGTGCCGCGCGACCGGCTCGACGATGCCGCGCTCGCCGTCGCCGGTGAGATCGCCGCCAAGGACCCGCGTGTCATCCGCGCGGCCAAGGAGGCGCTCAACGGCATCGACCCCGTCGACGTCAACGCTTCCTACCGGTTCGAGCAGGGCTTCACCTTCGAGCTCAACCTGGCCGGCGTCAGTGACCAGCTCCGTGACGGGTTCGCCGGCACCGAGAAGGGATCTCGACAGGCTCGATCAACGGGTGCGCAGGCTCGACCAACGGGTGCGCAGGCGCGGCCGACGAGTGGACCCACCCCAGCGACGGAGGACGAGCAGTGA
- a CDS encoding SDR family oxidoreductase has protein sequence MSTQRTEQPAPDYVPGHDLLAGKVVVVTAAAGAGIGAAAARRALEEGATAVVLGDTHERRLGEAEATLAEEFGADRVRQRVCDVTDEEQVTGLLDAADEFGGVDVLINNAGLGGTASILEMTDEEWSRVLDITLTGTFRCIRAAGRRMSGAGTRGVIVNNASVIGWRAQEGQAHYAAAKAGVMALTRSAAMDLAEHGIRVNAVSPSLAMHPFLEKVTSAELLGELKQREAFGRAAEPWEVANVMVFLASDYSSYLTGEVLSVSSQHA, from the coding sequence GTGAGCACCCAGCGAACCGAGCAACCCGCACCCGACTACGTGCCCGGCCACGACCTGCTCGCGGGCAAGGTCGTGGTGGTCACCGCGGCGGCCGGCGCCGGCATCGGTGCCGCGGCCGCCCGACGCGCACTGGAGGAGGGGGCCACGGCGGTGGTGCTCGGCGACACCCACGAGCGCCGGTTGGGCGAGGCCGAGGCCACGCTCGCCGAGGAGTTCGGCGCCGACCGGGTCCGGCAGCGCGTCTGCGACGTCACCGACGAGGAGCAGGTGACCGGACTGCTCGACGCCGCCGACGAGTTCGGTGGGGTCGACGTACTGATCAACAACGCCGGCCTCGGTGGCACGGCGAGCATCCTGGAGATGACCGACGAGGAGTGGTCGCGGGTCCTGGACATCACCCTGACCGGCACCTTCCGGTGCATCCGGGCCGCGGGTCGCCGGATGAGCGGGGCCGGGACGCGGGGCGTGATCGTCAACAATGCCTCGGTCATCGGCTGGCGCGCGCAGGAGGGGCAGGCCCACTACGCCGCCGCCAAGGCGGGCGTGATGGCGCTGACCAGGTCGGCCGCCATGGACCTCGCCGAGCACGGCATCCGGGTCAACGCGGTCTCGCCGAGCCTGGCCATGCACCCGTTCCTGGAGAAGGTGACCTCCGCCGAGCTGCTCGGCGAGCTCAAGCAGCGGGAGGCCTTCGGCCGGGCCGCGGAGCCATGGGAGGTCGCCAACGTGATGGTGTTCCTCGCCAGTGACTACTCCTCCTACCTCACCGGTGAGGTCCTGTCCGTGAGCAGCCAACATGCCTGA
- a CDS encoding GNAT family N-acetyltransferase, whose translation MEIVAFDPDDAGATAAYAEVFNAANLATAPWRDPETPESIAGYLRYSWDLEPGTPYLGRVDGQVVAVGTIETTERDNQHFAWFDLSVRPDHQRRGHGSALLAHLEAEATRRGRTMGGFAADEHPALDGFAAHHGYERAYVEVERRQYLAEVDWPAVDAAYDAALPHAADYAFERHRFPTPAEDLAELAEVTAVINDAPTDDLAIEDEVYTADRVRDYEAAQLGRGHRMYRVVARHRGSGALAGHTVVGAEGARPGVGGQHDTAVSPDHRGHRLGLLLKVEMLRWLREVEPELDHIDTGNAGSNAHMIAINELLGYRVMARVPGYQRTL comes from the coding sequence ATGGAGATCGTCGCGTTCGATCCCGACGACGCCGGGGCCACCGCGGCGTACGCCGAGGTGTTCAATGCCGCCAACCTGGCCACCGCGCCGTGGCGCGACCCGGAGACGCCGGAGTCGATCGCCGGCTACCTGCGCTACTCGTGGGACCTCGAGCCGGGCACGCCCTACCTGGGGCGGGTGGACGGACAGGTCGTGGCCGTCGGCACGATCGAGACCACCGAACGGGACAACCAGCACTTCGCGTGGTTCGACCTCTCGGTCCGCCCCGACCACCAGCGACGCGGGCACGGCAGCGCCCTGCTGGCCCACCTCGAGGCCGAGGCGACCCGGCGTGGCCGCACGATGGGCGGGTTTGCCGCCGACGAGCACCCGGCGCTCGACGGCTTCGCCGCCCACCACGGCTACGAGCGTGCCTACGTCGAGGTCGAGCGACGCCAGTACCTCGCCGAGGTCGACTGGCCCGCCGTCGACGCGGCGTACGACGCCGCGCTGCCGCACGCAGCGGACTACGCCTTCGAGCGGCACAGGTTCCCCACGCCTGCCGAGGACCTGGCCGAGCTCGCGGAGGTGACGGCGGTGATCAACGATGCGCCGACCGATGACCTGGCGATCGAGGACGAGGTCTACACCGCTGACCGGGTGCGGGACTACGAGGCGGCGCAGCTCGGGCGCGGCCACCGGATGTACCGCGTCGTGGCCCGCCATCGTGGCTCCGGCGCACTCGCCGGCCACACGGTCGTGGGTGCGGAGGGCGCTCGCCCCGGGGTGGGTGGCCAGCACGACACGGCAGTCTCCCCGGACCATCGTGGCCACCGTCTCGGGCTGCTGCTCAAGGTCGAGATGCTGCGGTGGCTGCGCGAGGTGGAGCCGGAGCTGGACCACATCGACACCGGCAACGCCGGCAGCAACGCCCACATGATCGCCATCAACGAGCTGCTCGGCTACCGCGTGATGGCCCGGGTACCGGGCTACCAGCGGACCCTGTGA